CATAAATGTCACAGAAGAAGTTTGGTCCAATAGAACCCTTAACCCTGATGAAGTTAGAGATTTTGTTGACAACAAATACGGGATATTAGTTAGGCAAGAGGTGTACAGTTTTGTGCCTACGAAAGTCTACGAGCTTAGAGACAGTACTTTTATTAGTCTCAATAACAGCCGCCGAATCCGCGAACATGTATCTCTCTCAACCAAAAACTTGTTTGGCTTAATCCCTGACCCCGCACGATATGGAAAATGGCATGGCAAGAACGACAGCTACCTGTCTCGAAGTATTGTAGACATCAACAAAATCTACCGCAGTCTCTTCTCACCATGCTACTGGATTAACGAGATGAAAGAATTAGGCGTTTTTGTGGGAAGCAAAAATTCGGTGGAAGCTGATGCAGTCACAGCTAAATTAATGGGTATAGATCCTGGAAAAATTGATTATTTAAGGAAAGTTGCCAACATCTTCGGTGGATACGACGAAAAAGTTTTGACTAAGATTCCTAAATCGCTTTAACTCACTATCCTACATGCTTTTAGCTAAAAAAGTGGAGATTGTTGAGAGTGAAATTTTGTCTTAAGGTGCTTCCCATTCTTCAAGTGCTTTCTTCATGTGTCTGATTGCTTCTTCCTCGAAGGACTTGACTTTTCTCAGTATTTCTGCTCCTTTCTTTCGGCGTGCGCGCGAGAAAACTACGTAACAAAGTTAAACAGACAGTACAGCTCTTTCAACAGGAAGAGCTGAAGCAAAATCAACTTGCTAAGACAGACTTGAGAGAGGTCATTATAGTTTGTGTAGCAGAGGCATTTCCCAAAGTCGCAGAAATGTCTTTACAGGAGTTTAAACTGAAAGTTGGCAAACTGAAAGGCAAAGGCTAAGCTCAAAAAAGCGTTCGAAGCATGTATCGTCTGTGAGCGTATGCTTTTCGACTTGAAATGCAAACAGCGACTTTTTCAGCTTTTCACAAGCTCTTTGAGGTCCTCCACGGCGGGAACGCTGTAAACTATATTATCTCCGTAGTTAATCGAAGGTGGCTTCAAACACGCTCACAACTGCCTCCGCTTCAAATGCTGCACCAACTCAGACGCTTCCCTAGCAGTCTCTGCACTTCCCACCCGCTTCGCCTTAGCCAATCGCATTCTA
The Candidatus Bathyarchaeota archaeon genome window above contains:
- a CDS encoding DUF362 domain-containing protein — translated: MVVVGKVDSAKDFRHFLKELDVKGVVFVVKPNWSNANTFTSAETLDWLFSALKGRIKVIEGYTAWRNELNTGPEPQEVITPSNAKAKWQWIKEQDKWFLRFSGIDKILSKYDVEYINVTEEVWSNRTLNPDEVRDFVDNKYGILVRQEVYSFVPTKVYELRDSTFISLNNSRRIREHVSLSTKNLFGLIPDPARYGKWHGKNDSYLSRSIVDINKIYRSLFSPCYWINEMKELGVFVGSKNSVEADAVTAKLMGIDPGKIDYLRKVANIFGGYDEKVLTKIPKSL